Proteins encoded together in one Bacteroidota bacterium window:
- a CDS encoding low molecular weight phosphotyrosine protein phosphatase — protein MLKILMVCLGNICRSPLAEAILVEKLKNKGLYDVQVDSAGTSSYHIGEKPDLRTITNARKHGLEISHLITRQFTLNDFDLFDKIYVMDHSNYTNVVELARNEEDIKKVELILNVSHPGSNMTVPDPYFGGDLGFENVYNLLNEACDRIVMNIQNKNF, from the coding sequence ATGCTGAAAATTTTAATGGTCTGCCTTGGAAATATTTGTCGTTCTCCATTGGCGGAAGCCATTTTGGTGGAAAAATTAAAAAATAAGGGATTATATGATGTGCAAGTTGATTCAGCCGGAACATCCTCTTATCATATTGGCGAGAAACCTGATTTACGCACCATAACAAATGCCCGAAAGCATGGGCTTGAAATTTCTCACCTTATTACCAGGCAATTTACTCTAAATGATTTTGATCTTTTTGATAAGATTTATGTAATGGACCATTCAAATTATACTAATGTAGTAGAACTGGCCAGAAATGAAGAGGATATAAAAAAAGTTGAATTAATTTTAAATGTATCTCATCCAGGTTCCAATATGACTGTACCTGATCCATATTTTGGTGGTGATTTAGGTTTTGAAAATGTTTATAATCTTTTAAATGAAGCTTGTGACAGAATTGTTATGAATATTCAAAACAAGAATTTTTAA
- a CDS encoding SAM-dependent methyltransferase — translation MEKGKIYLIPTTLGENAQIEYAIPAFVSEIVNSIEHYIVENEKTARHYLKKLKIEKPLQELKLYPLNKFTPVEDIPGYLSPALDGKPMGIISEAGCPGIADPGADIVKLAHEQGLKVVPLVGPSSILLALIASGLNGQNFAFHGYLPIEARERVRKLKELENYSRQHNQTQIFIETPYRNDKLYADIIATCNSETLLCIATDITLRSEQISTHSIDYWKKKKPVLNKRPAVFLIHSGF, via the coding sequence ATGGAAAAAGGTAAAATTTATTTAATACCAACCACATTGGGTGAAAATGCTCAAATTGAATATGCAATTCCTGCATTTGTTTCTGAAATTGTAAATAGTATTGAGCATTATATTGTAGAAAATGAAAAAACAGCAAGGCATTATCTTAAGAAATTAAAAATAGAAAAGCCATTGCAGGAACTAAAATTGTATCCTTTAAATAAATTTACTCCCGTTGAAGATATTCCCGGATATTTAAGTCCGGCTTTGGATGGTAAGCCAATGGGAATAATTTCTGAAGCAGGGTGTCCTGGTATAGCTGATCCGGGAGCGGATATAGTAAAACTTGCTCATGAACAAGGCTTAAAAGTAGTGCCTCTTGTTGGACCATCTTCAATTTTACTTGCATTGATTGCATCCGGACTTAACGGACAAAATTTTGCTTTTCATGGCTATTTACCTATTGAAGCAAGAGAAAGAGTTAGAAAGTTAAAGGAATTGGAAAATTATTCAAGACAACACAATCAAACTCAAATTTTTATCGAAACTCCTTACCGCAACGATAAGCTTTATGCTGATATTATAGCTACTTGTAATTCAGAAACCCTTCTTTGTATTGCCACAGATATAACATTAAGATCAGAACAGATTTCTACCCATTCAATTGATTATTGGAAAAAAAAGAAACCAGTACTGAACAAAAGGCCGGCTGTTTTTTTGATTCATTCCGGCTTTTAA